Proteins encoded in a region of the Lepisosteus oculatus isolate fLepOcu1 chromosome 23, fLepOcu1.hap2, whole genome shotgun sequence genome:
- the LOC138224668 gene encoding histone H3: MARTKQTARKSTGGKAPRKQLATKAARKSAPATGGVKKPHRYRPGTVALREIRRYQKSTELLIRKLPFQRLVREIAQDFKTDLRFQSSAVMALQEASEAYLVGLFEDTNLCAIHAKRVTIMPKDIQLARRIRGERA; the protein is encoded by the coding sequence ATGGCGAGAACCAAGCAGACCGCTCGCAAGTCCACCGGCGGCAAGGCGCCCAGGAAGCAACTGGCCACCAAGGCTGCCCGCAAGAGCGCCCCCGCCACCGGCGGCGTGAAGAAGCCCCACCGCTACAGGCCCGGCACCGTGGCTCTGCGGGAGATCCGCCGCTACCAGAAGTCCACCGAGCTGCTGATCCGCAAGCTGCCCTTCCAGCGCCTGGTGAGAGAGATCGCCCAGGACTTCAAGACCGACCTGCGCTTCCAGAGCTCCGCCGTCATGGCTCTGCAGGAGGCCAGCGAGGCTTACCTGGTGGGGCTCTTCGAGGACACCAACCTGTGCGCCATCCACGCCAAGAGGGTGACCATCATGCCCAAAGACATCCAGCTGGCCCGCCGCATCCGCGGGGAGCGCGCTTAG
- the LOC107075738 gene encoding myelin protein P0-like yields the protein MQRMVIIFLAAVSSVLLVCSAGGVVFTAHELQGTVGSDVRLPCTFSLTAGERSQDSSVEWEFQEKVIFFYYQNHSIPSERWVSFIGNIGENDATILLRNVTAAHQGEYVCRLRPANSPLIYKNSTQLRVTSPVLAQGRTILTPHAQAAQWPMYAGSVGGGFVLALALAFGLWAFQRAPCRHSNQGEGLSQSLTNAGDRNPRNNKDSDCYVTLGRTCAPPPPPRPHAEDLYITMHRAPEELPRPAQTPSNRKGLPAEWLALDSMHPESEHSFLKKHLCASTVPQADTLTV from the exons ATGCAAAGAATGGTCATCATCTTTTTGGCTGCAGTTTCCAGCG TGCTACTGGTGTGCAGTGCTGGAGGAGTGGTGTTCACAGCCCATGAGCTGCAGGGGACTGTGGGCTCTGACGTCCGGCTGCCCTGCACCTTCTCGCTGACCGCAGGAGAGAGGAGTCAAGACAGCAGCGTGGAGTGGGAGTTCCAGGAGAAG GTGATTTTCTTCTACTACCAGAACCACAGTATCCCGTCCGAGAGGTGGGTGTCCTTCATTGGGAACATCGGGGAGAATGACGCCACCATCCTGCTCCGCAATGTCACTGCAGCCCACCAGGGGGAGTATGTGTGCCGCCTGCGCCCAGCCAACAGCCCTCTCATCTACAAGAACAGCACCCAGCTCCGCGTCACCTCCCCGGTCCTAG CCCAAGGCAGGACTATCCTAACCCCCCATGCTCAAGCTGCCCAGTGGCCCATGTATGCGGGATCCGTGGGTGGAGGTTTTGTCCTGGCTCTGGCCCTGGCGTTCGGCCTGTGGGCGTTCCAGCGGGCTCCCTGCCGCCACAGCAACCAGGG GGAGGGGCTTAGCCAGAGCCTGACCAATGCTGGAGACCGGAACCCCAGAAATAACAAG GACTCCGATTGCTATGTCACCCTGGGCCGGACCTGTGCTCCCCCGCCACCCCCAAGACCCCATGCCGAAGACCTCTACATCACCATG CACAGAGCCCCCGAGGAGCTGCCCAGGCCTGCACAGACGCCCAGCAACAGGAAGGGGCTACCGGCAGAGTGGCTGGCACTGGACAGCATGCACCCCGAAAGTGAGCATTCCTTCCTGAAGAAGCACCTCTGCGCCAGTACTGTCCCCCAGGCAGATACCCTCACTGTCTAA
- the LOC107075737 gene encoding myelin protein zero-like protein 3 — MGCLTPQTDVLLRCFLLVFAAGGGAAIQVSAPPEVVGVKGREVTLKCTFWSSIHGTKLLSVDWSFRPESGGPSQSLFHFQSIPYPPTEGRFKDRVTWVGDIPGGDASISLRNLSLTDNGTFSCVVRNPPDVHVNPAQTVLTVTRQDTSLRFTSFFALVVLVLFPSAVILLVQLGRMCCSRFGCGEGKRRDSKACPIEVIDREDTAPKKPTLKDRIAWCCFKCFQDSDYEDYDVEEPLRHHEPVAESHC, encoded by the exons ATGGGATGCCTGACACCCCAGACGGATGTATTATTGCGCTGTTTTCTTCTCGTGTTTG cTGCGGGCGGAGGGGCGGCCATACAGGTCAGCGCCCCCCCCGAAGTGGTGGGCGTCAAGGGGAGAGAGGTCACCCTGAAGTGCACCTTCTGGTCCAGCATCCACGGGACCAAGCTGCTGTCCGTCGACTGGTCCTTCCGGCCCGAGAGCGGGGGCCCTTCACAGTCC CTGTTTCACTTCCAGTCTATCCCCTACCCCCCCACCGAGGGGCGCTTCAAGGACAGGGTGACCTGGGTGGGAGACATTCCTGGCGGGGACGCCTCCATCAGCCTGCGGAACCTCTCCCTGACCGACAATGGGACCTTCAGCTGCGTGGTCCGGAACCCCCCCGACGTCCACGTCAATCCGGCGCAGACCGTGCTGACCGTCACGCGACAGG ACACTTCTCTGCGCTTCACGAGCTTCTTCGCGCTAGTGGTGCTGGTGCTCTTCCCCTCCGCCGTGATCCTCCTGGTGCAGCTGGGCAGGATGTGCTGCAGCAGGTTCGGCTGTGGAGAGGGCAAGAGGCGGGATTCCAAAGCGTGTCCCATCGAGGTGATAGACAG AGAGGACACGGCCCCCAAGAAGCCTACATTGAAGGACAGAATTGCATGGTGCTGCTTCAAGTGCTTTCAG GACTCTGACTATGAAGACTACGACGTGGAAGAGCCCTTGCGACACCATGAGCCTGTGGCAGAATCTCACTGCTAG
- the LOC102691847 gene encoding myelin protein zero-like protein 2 isoform X2, giving the protein MSGVRARLLAFLAGIAVSGVLRVSAMEVYTPEEVESVNGTDAKLKCTFQSSSPLKESSASVSWHFRPLGGGAEESVFFYQDGQYPPSEGRFRGRAVWAGNLNRYDGSIMVRDVQFRDNGTFVCQPPTPRSPSWRRPSGAPLGCCCSSSSSPSSSSSGGTGAGSGGRRRRGKRKESCDGVRLIPDPLAILESR; this is encoded by the exons GGGTGCTGCGCGTCTCAGCCATGGAAGTGTACACGCCCGAGGAAGTGGAATCCGTCAACGGGACCGACGCCAAGCTCAAGTGCACCTTCCAATCCTCGTCGCCCTTAAAGGAGTCCAGCGCCTCCGTCTCCTGGCACTTCAGGCCCCTGGGCGGGGGCGCAGAGGAGTCG GTTTTCTTCTACCAGGACGGGCAGTACCCCCCCTCGGAGGGCAGGTTCAGGGGCCGCGCGGTGTGGGCCGGGAACCTCAACCGCTACGACGGCTCCATCATGGTGCGTGATGTGCAGTTCCGGGACAACGGCACCTTCGTCTGCCAG CCTCCCACTCCGAGATCGCCATCCTGGCGGCGGCCATCGGGGGCGCCACTGGGCTGCTGCTGCTCATCCTCGTCCTCACCATCTTCGTCAAGTTCTGGCGGAACCGGCGCCGGGAGCGGGGGACGGAGGCGGAGGGGAAAGAGGAAGGAGTCTTGTGATGGGGTCAGGCTCATTCCTGACCCACTCGCTATCCTGGAAAGCCGCTGA
- the LOC102691847 gene encoding myelin protein zero-like protein 2 isoform X3 produces MEVYTPEEVESVNGTDAKLKCTFQSSSPLKESSASVSWHFRPLGGGAEESVFFYQDGQYPPSEGRFRGRAVWAGNLNRYDGSIMVRDVQFRDNGTFVCQVKNPPDVHGVSGEIRFRVVTTASHSEIAILAAAIGGATGLLLLILVLTIFVKFWRNRRRERGTEAEGKEEGVL; encoded by the exons ATGGAAGTGTACACGCCCGAGGAAGTGGAATCCGTCAACGGGACCGACGCCAAGCTCAAGTGCACCTTCCAATCCTCGTCGCCCTTAAAGGAGTCCAGCGCCTCCGTCTCCTGGCACTTCAGGCCCCTGGGCGGGGGCGCAGAGGAGTCG GTTTTCTTCTACCAGGACGGGCAGTACCCCCCCTCGGAGGGCAGGTTCAGGGGCCGCGCGGTGTGGGCCGGGAACCTCAACCGCTACGACGGCTCCATCATGGTGCGTGATGTGCAGTTCCGGGACAACGGCACCTTCGTCTGCCAGGTGAAGAACCCGCCGGACGTGCATGGCGTCAGCGGGGAGATCCGCTTCCGGGTGGTGACCACAG CCTCCCACTCCGAGATCGCCATCCTGGCGGCGGCCATCGGGGGCGCCACTGGGCTGCTGCTGCTCATCCTCGTCCTCACCATCTTCGTCAAGTTCTGGCGGAACCGGCGCCGGGAGCGGGGGACGGAGGCGGAGGGGAAAGAGGAAGGAGTCTTGTGA
- the LOC102691847 gene encoding myelin protein zero-like protein 2 isoform X1, with translation MSGVRARLLAFLAGIAVSGVLRVSAMEVYTPEEVESVNGTDAKLKCTFQSSSPLKESSASVSWHFRPLGGGAEESVFFYQDGQYPPSEGRFRGRAVWAGNLNRYDGSIMVRDVQFRDNGTFVCQVKNPPDVHGVSGEIRFRVVTTASHSEIAILAAAIGGATGLLLLILVLTIFVKFWRNRRRERGTEAEGKEEGVL, from the exons GGGTGCTGCGCGTCTCAGCCATGGAAGTGTACACGCCCGAGGAAGTGGAATCCGTCAACGGGACCGACGCCAAGCTCAAGTGCACCTTCCAATCCTCGTCGCCCTTAAAGGAGTCCAGCGCCTCCGTCTCCTGGCACTTCAGGCCCCTGGGCGGGGGCGCAGAGGAGTCG GTTTTCTTCTACCAGGACGGGCAGTACCCCCCCTCGGAGGGCAGGTTCAGGGGCCGCGCGGTGTGGGCCGGGAACCTCAACCGCTACGACGGCTCCATCATGGTGCGTGATGTGCAGTTCCGGGACAACGGCACCTTCGTCTGCCAGGTGAAGAACCCGCCGGACGTGCATGGCGTCAGCGGGGAGATCCGCTTCCGGGTGGTGACCACAG CCTCCCACTCCGAGATCGCCATCCTGGCGGCGGCCATCGGGGGCGCCACTGGGCTGCTGCTGCTCATCCTCGTCCTCACCATCTTCGTCAAGTTCTGGCGGAACCGGCGCCGGGAGCGGGGGACGGAGGCGGAGGGGAAAGAGGAAGGAGTCTTGTGA